The Argentina anserina chromosome 3, drPotAnse1.1, whole genome shotgun sequence genome includes a region encoding these proteins:
- the LOC126787247 gene encoding uncharacterized protein LOC126787247, translating into MGWLLTKVRLLSFYLSTKQLANCQSYLLFEYYAEIMTSIVVFFRMSNDNHINRVKRPKYKEIDTWFSRKSDQPSACSQPSVSTPIAIEVNEEPSSESTLPNSLRDEFDPLGNDNAIERDPGKWCPIWKYPVNRREVIQKAYIALGLCQPKLKHYPFSVHGAQNRKFNFNWFEGHPWLEYSVDQDKIYCFPCFLFDRENTPHLVYTTDGLKNWKDKHVLKVHMGVKDSPHNEAME; encoded by the coding sequence ATGGGCTGGCTATTGACAAAAGTGAGACTGCTATCCTTTTATCTTTCAACAAAGCAATTGGCAAATTGTCAATCATATTTACTTTTTGAATATTATGCAGAAATCATGACATCAATTGTTGTATTTTTCAGGATGTCTAATGATAATCACATTAATCGTGTCAAAAGGCCCaaatataaagaaattgaTACATGGTTTAGTAGAAAGAGTGATCAACCATCAGCATGTTCACAACCTTCTGTAAGCACTCCAATTGCTATTGAAGTAAATGAAGAACCATCTTCTGAGTCTACTTTACCCAATTCTTTGAGGGACGAGTTTGATCCACTTGGTAATGACAATGCCATTGAACGTGATCCGGGCAAATGGTGTCCTATATGGAAGTATCCTGTGAATCGACGTGAAGTCATTCAAAAAGCTTATATTGCATTGGGTCTATGTCAACCTAAGTTGAAACATTATCCTTTTTCAGTTCATGGAGCACAAAATCGTAAGTTTAACTTTAATTGGTTTGAAGGTCATCCTTGGCTTGAGTACTCGGTGGATCAAGACAAGATATATTGTTTTCCATGTTTTCTATTTGATAGAGAAAACACTCCTCACCTTGTGTATACTACAGATGGGTTGAAAAATTGGAAGGATAAACATGTGCTCAAGGTACATATGGGGGTTAAAGACAGTCCACACAATGAAGCCATGGAGTAG